The following proteins are encoded in a genomic region of Methanomicrobiales archaeon HGW-Methanomicrobiales-1:
- a CDS encoding ferredoxin — translation MKIPSIKLVYFSPTGTTKAVVQEIARGIYPGPVEERDITRPAARMQPLQTSEDDLLIVGVPVYMGRIPAHAGEWLQEIQANNTPAVGVVVYGNRAYDDALLELNDILTERGCNPIAGAAFIGEHSFSTAETPTAVGRPDASDRKLAELFGQKILEKLQSGSLSGRIPEAKIPGGHPYRGEPIHPYRKDSIFWNVDFIAVSDACVQCGACAKGCPVGAIDPENSRAIDTEKCITCCACIKHCPKHARTIKPGLVREASLRLNTLYNERKEPEYFL, via the coding sequence ATGAAAATACCATCAATTAAATTAGTATATTTTTCACCTACGGGAACAACAAAAGCGGTTGTCCAGGAAATCGCACGCGGAATATATCCCGGCCCTGTAGAAGAGCGGGATATTACCCGGCCGGCTGCGAGAATGCAGCCATTACAGACATCGGAAGATGATTTACTCATTGTCGGCGTGCCAGTGTATATGGGAAGAATACCGGCACATGCAGGCGAATGGCTGCAGGAGATACAGGCGAATAATACACCTGCTGTCGGCGTTGTCGTGTATGGCAATCGCGCGTATGACGATGCCCTGCTCGAGCTGAATGATATCCTGACCGAACGTGGATGCAATCCGATCGCCGGTGCAGCGTTTATCGGGGAACACTCCTTTTCCACTGCCGAAACACCAACCGCCGTTGGTCGCCCGGATGCATCTGACCGGAAACTCGCAGAACTGTTCGGGCAAAAGATACTTGAAAAACTTCAGTCTGGTTCATTGTCCGGCCGGATTCCTGAAGCAAAAATCCCCGGCGGTCATCCTTACCGGGGAGAACCGATTCATCCTTACCGGAAAGATTCCATCTTTTGGAATGTTGATTTTATTGCGGTCAGCGATGCGTGTGTCCAGTGCGGGGCGTGTGCAAAGGGATGCCCGGTCGGGGCCATTGATCCGGAAAACAGCAGGGCGATCGACACGGAAAAATGCATCACGTGCTGTGCCTGCATCAAACACTGTCCCAAACACGCAAGAACGATAAAACCCGGCCTGGTCAGGGAAGCTTCGTTGCGGTTAAACACATTGTATAATGAGCGAAAGGAGCCGGAATACTTTTTATGA
- a CDS encoding flavin-nucleotide-binding protein, with amino-acid sequence MITLTPEIKESLQGTKVTFLATSSKEGIPNVVPIAAFKVRDDGTLLISDQYFNKTLANLQENPAIALSWWGDKGGFQIKGTVTVHTNDEIFRQNIAWMKENWPKFVPKSAVLVKITGVYAVKPGPEPGKKIL; translated from the coding sequence ATGATTACCCTGACACCGGAAATCAAAGAATCGCTCCAGGGAACGAAGGTCACGTTCCTTGCAACATCGTCAAAAGAAGGTATTCCCAATGTTGTCCCGATCGCAGCGTTCAAGGTACGGGATGACGGGACGTTGCTCATCTCGGATCAGTACTTCAACAAGACGCTAGCGAACCTGCAGGAGAACCCGGCAATCGCCCTGTCATGGTGGGGGGACAAAGGCGGGTTCCAGATCAAAGGTACCGTCACGGTCCATACGAATGACGAGATCTTCCGGCAGAACATTGCCTGGATGAAGGAGAACTGGCCGAAATTTGTGCCAAAGTCCGCAGTGCTCGTGAAGATCACGGGTGTGTACGCGGTTAAACCGGGCCCTGAACCCGGAAAAAAGATTCTCTGA
- a CDS encoding glutamine amidotransferase — MMRTLYLYVLDTFADWEPGHVLAELRSGRFLKDPALRYSVVLCGSTLDPVTTMGGLHLTPEVLITDIRPVPGDVLVLPGADTWLDPAQAPTLKVASRLLDEGILIAAICGATLGLANAGLLDKRPHTSNDPAALKMFCPNYRGENHYVNEPAVTDGNLITATGLAPVEFAYQVFRSLDVMAPATLEAWHGLYATRQPEYFYALMGSLAQR, encoded by the coding sequence ATCATGCGCACACTCTATCTCTATGTCCTCGATACTTTTGCCGACTGGGAGCCGGGCCATGTCCTGGCCGAGCTCCGTTCCGGGCGATTCCTGAAAGATCCGGCACTCCGGTATTCCGTTGTACTCTGCGGCAGTACCTTAGATCCCGTCACCACGATGGGCGGGCTGCATCTGACGCCGGAAGTTCTCATAACCGATATCCGCCCCGTTCCCGGCGATGTGCTCGTGCTGCCGGGAGCAGATACCTGGCTTGATCCGGCACAGGCGCCCACCCTCAAGGTGGCAAGCCGGTTGCTCGATGAAGGAATACTTATCGCCGCTATCTGCGGTGCGACACTTGGCCTTGCAAACGCCGGCCTGCTGGACAAACGCCCGCACACGAGCAACGATCCTGCTGCCCTGAAAATGTTCTGCCCGAACTACCGGGGCGAAAATCATTACGTGAACGAACCCGCAGTAACGGACGGCAATCTCATCACCGCAACCGGACTTGCACCGGTGGAGTTTGCGTACCAGGTATTCCGGAGCCTGGATGTCATGGCACCAGCAACGCTCGAAGCCTGGCACGGGCTTTATGCCACCCGGCAGCCCGAATATTTCTATGCCCTGATGGGATCCCTGGCGCAACGGTAG
- a CDS encoding DNA-binding protein has translation MTPDSGEWFRQAQYDLGTAESLVSAGRYPPVIFFCHLALEKGLKALYIEKFNENPDKTHSLIFLVEILELELPQEYMESLFVINRIGITGRYPHNLDVVLEQYTKGKTVKILNETKEILTWLTHKFSKR, from the coding sequence ATGACTCCCGATTCTGGCGAATGGTTTCGACAGGCACAATATGACCTCGGTACTGCCGAATCCCTCGTCTCCGCCGGGCGTTATCCCCCGGTGATATTCTTTTGTCACCTCGCACTCGAAAAAGGCTTGAAAGCTCTATACATTGAGAAGTTCAACGAAAATCCGGATAAGACCCACAGCCTGATCTTTCTGGTTGAAATTCTCGAACTGGAATTACCTCAGGAGTATATGGAATCCCTGTTCGTTATCAATCGTATCGGCATTACCGGACGATATCCGCATAACCTTGATGTGGTCCTTGAACAATATACCAAAGGAAAGACAGTTAAGATCCTAAACGAGACAAAGGAGATTCTTACATGGTTGACGCACAAGTTCTCGAAGCGGTAA
- a CDS encoding DNA polymerase beta: MVDAQVLEAVNFFSAIVRENGVHINDLILFGSFSTGTATPLSDIDIAIISKDFAGKDIFERALMTKDAEIKTVRKFKVALDVLTLTPEEYRDPMSLIAGTLRKGIVVPTVSSA, translated from the coding sequence ATGGTTGACGCACAAGTTCTCGAAGCGGTAAATTTTTTCAGCGCTATAGTAAGGGAAAACGGCGTTCATATTAACGACCTTATCCTGTTTGGGTCTTTTAGTACGGGAACCGCAACACCACTAAGTGACATCGATATCGCGATTATATCCAAAGATTTTGCCGGCAAGGATATTTTTGAGCGGGCCCTCATGACAAAAGATGCGGAAATAAAGACCGTCAGGAAATTCAAAGTGGCTCTCGATGTACTTACGCTGACCCCGGAAGAATACCGGGATCCGATGTCCCTTATTGCAGGCACGCTCAGAAAAGGAATTGTTGTGCCGACTGTCTCATCAGCCTGA